One Salvia splendens isolate huo1 chromosome 12, SspV2, whole genome shotgun sequence genomic window carries:
- the LOC121758762 gene encoding DUF21 domain-containing protein At1g55930, chloroplastic-like, whose product MIIHNYFMAVAAASESTLLYRSAFASASNSSFIFPRRSFLRLSPKFAAKKLVCCSFCTPPYNSPFPLFNCNEKSPLSFIKTSCCATDDTNSPAARPIDFGEVLVRRGLGIAAAAALGAVVVLYCRRALAAEGVVAAGFGVWERSLLSVRSSWPKVLQVLTVFKQQGLILALLLGLSAFFSMAETSITTLWPWKVRELAEKESENGVFKMLRNDVTRFLTTILIGTTVVNIGATALVTDAATEIFGQAGVSAATGVMTVAILLLTEITPKSIAVHNATEVARFVVRPVAWLSLVLYPVGRVVTYLSMGMLKLLGLKGKSEPYVTEDELKLMLRGAELSGAIEEEEQDMIENVLEIKDTHVREVMTPLVDVVAIDDSATLVDFHNQWVDHQYSRVPVFEERIDNIVGIAYAMDLLDYVQKGELLETSKVGDMAHKPAYFVPDSMSVWNLLREFRIRKVHMAVVLNEYGGTVGIVTLEDVVEEIVGEIFDENDSKEEIQKKTGYVVMRAEGIYDVDANTSIDQLSEDLNIKMPEGHQYETVSGFVCEAFGYIPRTGETIKVVLETENQEDHVDYDEPESDRQEENNKTQIFKLEILAGNARKVSAVRFERINSEEVSPENRGVTRLISKIWRRRSMSDDESDRTEDHEVPVHDMSNDCVMSVQEDDAEQVSKK is encoded by the exons atgatcaTACACAACTACTTCATGGCTGTAGCCGCCGCCTCTGAATCCACATTGCTTTATCGATCCGCTTTCGCCAGCGCTTCGAATTCTTCCTTCATCTTCCCTCGGCGTTCCTTCCTGAGATTATCCCCTAAATTCGCTGCAAAAAAGCTTGTCTGCTGCTCCTTTTGTACGCCGCCGTACAACTCCCCATTCCCGTTGTTCAATTGTAATGAAAAAAGCCCCCTTTCTTTTATTAAAACCAGTTGTTGTGCGACTGATGATACGAATAGCCCGGCAGCGAGGCCAATCGATTTTGGTGAGGTTTTGGTGAGGAGAGGGTTGGGCATTGCGGCTGCGGCCGCACTTGGTGCGGTTGTTGTATTATATTGTCGGAGAGCATTGGCTGCGGAAGGTGTTGTGGCTGCCGGTTTTGGAGTTTGGGAACGTAGTTTGTTGTCGGTGAGGAGTTCATGGCCTAAGGTTTTGCAGGTTTTGACTGTTTTCAAGCAGCAGGGGTTGATTCTTGCGTTGCTGTTGGGCCTCTCAGCATTTTTCTCGATGGCCGAGACCTCCATTACAACACTTTGGCCTTGGAAG GTGCGGGAATTGGCTGAGAAAGAGTCAGAGAATGGCGTGTTCAAAATGCTACGGAATGATGTTACTCGATTCCTGACTACAATCCTCATTGGCACCAC AGTGGTCAATATTGGTGCTACAGCATTAGTAACTGACGCTGCAACTGAAATATTTGGTCAAGCTGGTGTTAGTGCAGCTACTGGGGTGATGACG GTTGCTATTCTGCTCCTCACAGAAATTACTCCAAAAAGCATTGCTGTTCACAATGCCACCGAAGTTGCTAGGTTTGTG GTCAGGCCAGTGGCATGGCTGTCCCTCGTATTGTATCCTGTGGGGAGAGTTGTGACGTATCTTTCAATGGGAATGCTAAAACTGCTAGGCTTaaaaggaaaaag CGAGCCATATGTAACTGAAGATGAACTAAAATTGATGTTACGCGGAGCAGAGTTAAGTGGCGCAATTGAGGAGGAAGAACAG GACATGATTGAAAATGTGTTGGAAATAAAAGATACCCATGTGAGGGAGGTGATGACACCTCTTGTTGATGTTGTTGCCATAGATGACAGTGCAACACTTGTTGATTTCCACAATCAATGGGTAGATCATCAGTATTCTAG GGTGCCTGTCTTTGAGGAGCGAATTGACAACATTGTTGGTATTGCATATGCAATGGATCTCCTGGATTACGTGCAGAAG GGGGAGCTGCTAGAAACTTCTAAAGTCGGAGATATGGCCCACAAACCTGCATACTTTGTTCCTG ATTCAATGTCTGTTTGGAATCTTCTAAGAGAGTTCCGCATCAGGAAAGTGCACATGGCTGTTGTTCTAAATGAATATGGTGGAACTGTTGGA ATTGTGACCCTTGAAGATGTAGTTGAAGAAATTGTTGGTGAGATTTTTGATGAAAATGACTCAAAG GAGGAAATTCAGAAGAAGACTGGCTATGTTGTCATGCGTGCTGAAGGCATATATGATGTGGATGCTAATACATCAATAGATCAGCTCTCTGAAGATCTTAACATTAAAATGCCAGAG GGTCATCAATATGAAACAGTTTCAGGTTTTGTCTGTGAGGCATTCGGATATATCCCGAGAACAGGTGAAACAATAAAAGTAGTCCTTGAAACAGAAAATCAAGAGGACCATGTTGACTATGATGAGCCCGAATCTGACCGCCAAGAAGAGAACAACAAAACTCAAATATTTAAGCTTGAG ATACTAGCAGGGAATGCTAGAAAAGTAAGTGCTGTGCGTTTTGAACGAATAAACAGTGAAGAGGTGTCACCGGAGAACAGAGGTGTAACCCGTTTAATATCGAAAATTTGGAGGAGAAGATCTATGAGCGATGACGAATCAGATAGGACAGAGGATCATGAGGTCCCAGTTCACGATATGTCAAATGACTGTGTAATGTCTGTACAGGAAGACGATGCTGAGCAAGTAAGTAAAAAGTAG